Proteins encoded together in one Natranaerovirga hydrolytica window:
- a CDS encoding flavodoxin family protein: MSKKVLIISTSPRKVGNSQTLAKKFAKGAEDAGHNVEIVSLHDKTIGFCISCFVCQKTQRCVIHDDADIIAQKMLTAEVIAFATPVYFYEMNGQMKTMLDRTNPLYPSDYAFRDIYLLATAAEEEESAMDGAINGLQGWIDCFEKTSLKGVVRGTGVFEVDDIANKPALQEAYELGKAL; the protein is encoded by the coding sequence ATGAGTAAAAAAGTTTTAATTATTTCAACCAGCCCTCGTAAAGTAGGAAACTCTCAAACCTTGGCAAAAAAGTTTGCAAAAGGAGCAGAAGATGCAGGACATAACGTAGAAATAGTAAGCTTACATGATAAAACCATTGGCTTTTGTATCAGTTGTTTTGTCTGTCAGAAAACACAACGCTGTGTGATTCATGATGATGCTGATATCATTGCACAAAAAATGCTGACTGCAGAAGTGATTGCTTTTGCTACGCCGGTTTATTTCTACGAAATGAATGGACAGATGAAAACTATGTTAGATCGTACCAATCCGCTGTACCCTTCTGACTATGCTTTCCGAGACATTTATTTGCTTGCAACTGCGGCAGAGGAAGAAGAAAGTGCAATGGATGGAGCTATCAATGGATTGCAGGGCTGGATTGACTGCTTTGAAAAAACGAGCCTGAAAGGCGTTGTAAGGGGAACCGGAGTTTTTGAAGTGGATGATATTGCTAATAAGCCTGCTCTCCAAGAAGCCTACGAGTTAGGAAAAGCACTTTAA
- a CDS encoding alpha/beta hydrolase, with amino-acid sequence MAEKLNLVEGWDKTFPKSDKVNHCKITFHNRYGITLAADLYIPKNAEGKLPAIAVSGPFGAVKEQSSGLYAQTLAERGFLTIAFDPSFTGESGGSPRYVASPDINTEDFQAAVDFLSVQDNVDPEKIGIVGICGWGGMALNAAAIDTRIKATAAFTMYDMTRVNAKGYFDSEDSKDARYEKKKALNAQRILDYKNGEYARAGGVVDPLPEDAPEFVKDYYAYYKTDRGYHKRSLNSNDGWNVTSSLSFLNMPILQYSSEIRSAVLLVHGDKAHSCYFSKDAFENLTGENKELMIIPNATHTDLYDQTDIIPFDQIAEFFQEYLCNK; translated from the coding sequence ATGGCAGAAAAATTAAATTTAGTTGAAGGATGGGACAAAACATTCCCCAAAAGCGATAAGGTCAATCATTGTAAAATAACTTTTCATAATCGCTACGGTATTACACTGGCTGCTGATTTATATATACCGAAAAATGCAGAAGGAAAACTACCGGCTATTGCAGTGAGTGGTCCGTTCGGAGCGGTAAAGGAGCAGTCTTCTGGTTTATACGCTCAAACACTGGCAGAAAGAGGATTTTTAACGATTGCTTTTGATCCGTCATTTACAGGTGAGAGCGGTGGTAGTCCCAGATATGTAGCGTCTCCTGATATCAATACAGAGGATTTTCAAGCGGCTGTAGATTTCTTGTCTGTTCAAGACAATGTTGACCCAGAAAAAATCGGTATTGTCGGTATTTGTGGATGGGGTGGAATGGCATTAAATGCTGCAGCGATTGATACACGAATCAAAGCCACAGCTGCATTCACAATGTATGACATGACTCGTGTAAATGCAAAGGGATATTTCGATTCAGAGGACAGTAAGGATGCAAGATATGAGAAGAAAAAAGCTCTAAATGCACAGAGAATTCTTGACTATAAAAATGGAGAATATGCAAGAGCTGGTGGTGTTGTAGACCCTCTGCCAGAAGATGCTCCTGAATTTGTAAAGGATTATTATGCTTACTATAAGACGGATCGTGGGTATCATAAGAGATCTTTGAATTCAAATGATGGGTGGAATGTAACTTCCTCTTTATCATTTTTGAATATGCCTATTTTACAATATAGCAGTGAAATTCGCAGTGCAGTATTGCTTGTTCATGGAGATAAGGCACATTCCTGTTATTTCAGCAAAGATGCCTTTGAAAATTTGACAGGGGAAAATAAGGAATTGATGATTATTCCTAATGCAACTCATACTGATTTGTACGATCAGACCGACATTATACCATTTGACCAAATAGCAGAATTTTTTCAGGAATATTTGTGCAATAAATAA
- a CDS encoding alpha/beta hydrolase gives MKNKKKKILSLTLAITLLVLTACNNGNGGTAGETSGNENDVNTTNESAAKDLTITDEWDKVFPQSENVNHRKVTFHNRYGITLVADLYEPKDVEGPLPAIAVSGPFGAVKEQSSGLYAQTMAERGFLTIAFDPSYTGESGGTPRYVASPDINTEDFQAAVDFLSVQENVDPEKIGIIGICGWGGMALNAAAIDTRIKATVTSTMYDMSRVNAQGYFDAMDEDARYETRESLNAQRIIDYQNGEYQRAGGVVDPLPDDAVDFVKDYYAYYKTERGYHERSSNSNDGWNTTSSLSFMNMPLLQYSNEIRNAVLMIHGDAAHSLYFSQDAFEKLEGDNKELMVIPGATHTDLYDQLDIIPFDKIETFFNDNLK, from the coding sequence ATGAAAAATAAGAAAAAGAAAATTCTATCGTTAACACTTGCCATTACCCTACTTGTTTTAACTGCATGCAATAATGGTAATGGGGGTACTGCAGGGGAAACCTCTGGAAATGAAAATGATGTTAATACTACAAATGAGAGTGCAGCCAAAGATTTAACTATCACGGATGAGTGGGATAAGGTCTTTCCACAAAGTGAAAATGTCAACCACCGTAAAGTAACTTTCCATAATCGTTATGGAATTACTTTAGTAGCCGATTTGTATGAGCCGAAAGATGTTGAAGGTCCATTACCTGCAATTGCTGTTAGCGGTCCTTTTGGTGCAGTAAAGGAACAGTCATCAGGCTTATACGCTCAAACAATGGCAGAAAGAGGCTTTCTAACAATTGCGTTTGATCCATCTTATACAGGTGAAAGTGGTGGAACACCACGTTATGTTGCCTCGCCAGATATTAATACTGAAGATTTTCAAGCTGCAGTAGATTTCTTATCAGTTCAAGAAAATGTTGATCCTGAAAAAATCGGTATTATTGGCATCTGTGGCTGGGGTGGAATGGCGTTGAATGCTGCTGCGATTGATACAAGAATCAAAGCAACCGTAACATCTACTATGTACGATATGTCTCGTGTGAATGCGCAAGGTTACTTTGATGCAATGGATGAAGATGCTCGCTATGAAACACGAGAGAGCTTAAATGCTCAAAGAATTATCGATTATCAAAATGGGGAATATCAAAGAGCTGGTGGAGTTGTAGATCCGCTTCCGGACGATGCTGTTGATTTTGTAAAAGATTATTATGCTTACTATAAAACAGAGCGTGGTTATCACGAGCGATCATCGAACTCTAATGATGGCTGGAATACAACATCTTCATTATCATTTATGAATATGCCACTTTTGCAATACAGCAATGAAATCCGTAATGCTGTACTAATGATTCATGGTGATGCAGCTCACTCATTATATTTTAGTCAAGATGCATTTGAAAAATTAGAAGGTGACAATAAGGAATTGATGGTTATTCCAGGTGCTACACATACTGACCTGTATGATCAGTTAGATATAATACCATTTGACAAGATTGAAACATTCTTCAATGATAATTTAAAGTAA
- a CDS encoding cyclophilin-like fold protein has translation MKKVMKRIKVIGIVVACMLMIAGCASQQQPSVSSQEPDNNQSSDINNIPEEIPVPSESETLATLQITVGDEILTATLWSNPASESLLAQLPLTLAFEDYGGRELIAEPLQPITMEGIPERDSPQEGDLSFYAPSNALSLTYADLGEWVGAVRLGRIEGDLSILKNHSEPVMVMIEQVE, from the coding sequence TTGAAAAAAGTTATGAAACGAATTAAGGTTATTGGCATTGTCGTTGCTTGTATGCTGATGATAGCGGGATGTGCTTCTCAGCAACAACCATCGGTTTCTTCACAAGAGCCCGATAATAATCAAAGCTCAGATATCAATAATATTCCTGAAGAAATTCCGGTTCCATCTGAATCCGAAACCTTAGCGACACTTCAAATCACTGTAGGCGACGAGATATTAACAGCAACTTTATGGAGCAATCCTGCTTCCGAGTCACTTCTCGCACAGCTGCCTCTGACCTTGGCATTTGAAGATTATGGCGGGAGAGAACTGATTGCAGAGCCATTACAGCCAATAACAATGGAAGGTATTCCGGAACGTGATTCTCCACAGGAAGGTGATTTGAGTTTTTATGCACCAAGCAATGCCCTTTCATTGACATACGCCGATCTTGGAGAATGGGTAGGCGCTGTTCGGTTAGGACGAATTGAGGGTGATTTATCTATTCTGAAAAATCATTCAGAGCCTGTGATGGTGATGATTGAGCAAGTTGAATAA
- a CDS encoding SDR family NAD(P)-dependent oxidoreductase: protein MEKILKVLLVSMLVLALLTACSDTQAPKTPEESNNEPVVQVPVENEDGGTSVGMDRDRFGLGAYNTEQVVEELLYIEANTEPIDEAHKKRILVTGSTGGLGQLTAMYLIERGHEVVVHARNESRAEDVRRDLPNAFGVVIGDFSDLEQTRQMADQINEFGTFDVIIHNAGVYGAPAEEMLNVNSLSPYILTSLVNKPKHLIYITSDLHRSGSLKFDEIVSDTPNITYSDTKLQIITLSMTVSRYWPDVQVNAIQPGWVATLMGFHDGNTTTPDDLRAGYMTYVWLSEGLEEGTDVTGGYFFQSKVDNSFNSIIHDETAQDQLMEAYEMKTGIPFPRNQE, encoded by the coding sequence ATGGAAAAAATACTGAAAGTTTTATTGGTCTCTATGCTGGTACTTGCATTATTGACCGCTTGTTCCGACACCCAAGCACCAAAAACTCCGGAAGAATCAAATAACGAACCAGTGGTTCAAGTGCCGGTAGAAAATGAAGATGGAGGAACCAGCGTCGGTATGGACAGAGACAGATTTGGATTAGGAGCATACAACACGGAACAGGTTGTCGAGGAGCTTCTATATATAGAAGCCAATACGGAGCCAATTGATGAAGCCCACAAAAAAAGAATTCTGGTTACCGGATCAACCGGAGGGTTAGGGCAGCTGACTGCCATGTATCTCATTGAGCGGGGTCATGAAGTAGTGGTTCATGCTCGAAATGAAAGTCGTGCAGAAGATGTACGCAGAGATTTACCGAATGCCTTTGGCGTTGTGATAGGAGACTTCTCTGACTTGGAACAAACCCGACAAATGGCAGACCAGATTAATGAATTTGGAACATTTGACGTCATCATTCATAATGCGGGCGTTTATGGAGCGCCAGCGGAAGAAATGTTAAATGTGAACTCCTTGTCGCCCTATATATTGACTAGCTTAGTGAATAAACCGAAACATTTGATTTACATCACTTCCGATCTTCATCGCAGCGGCAGCCTTAAATTTGATGAAATTGTAAGTGATACGCCAAATATTACCTACAGTGACACGAAACTTCAAATTATAACTCTGTCAATGACGGTTTCTCGTTATTGGCCTGATGTTCAAGTGAATGCAATTCAGCCGGGGTGGGTTGCCACTCTGATGGGGTTTCATGATGGCAATACCACTACACCTGACGATCTGCGCGCCGGCTACATGACTTATGTATGGCTTTCAGAAGGCCTCGAAGAAGGCACGGATGTTACGGGAGGATATTTCTTCCAAAGCAAAGTAGACAACAGCTTTAATTCGATCATCCACGATGAAACTGCTCAAGATCAGTTAATGGAAGCATACGAAATGAAAACAGGAATTCCCTTCCCAAGAAATCAGGAATAG
- a CDS encoding LysR family transcriptional regulator — protein sequence MEFRVLRYFLAVAREESITGAAKVLNVTQPTLSKQLMDLEDELGKQLLIRGNRRITLTEEGMLLRKRAQEIMELMDKTESEISNVDESVHGEIYIGGGETAAMRLIAAAIKKLQKSYPHIQYHMYSGNAEDVMERLDKGLLDFGVIIGTANIQKYDHLRLPATDTWGLLIRKDSELAALDTIRPENLRSLPLICSRQALAGNELSGWLREEDEKLNIVATYNLIFNATLMVEEGIGVALCLDKLVNTTSTSSLCFKPLEPKMEAPLNIVWKKYQVFSKAAQKFLEQLQAEI from the coding sequence ATGGAGTTTCGGGTTTTACGCTACTTTTTAGCTGTCGCAAGAGAAGAAAGTATTACAGGGGCGGCCAAGGTGCTGAATGTCACACAGCCTACCCTTTCAAAGCAACTGATGGATTTGGAAGATGAGCTCGGCAAACAACTGCTTATCCGCGGCAATCGAAGAATTACGCTCACAGAAGAAGGAATGCTGCTTCGTAAGCGGGCGCAGGAAATTATGGAGCTGATGGATAAAACGGAATCGGAAATCAGCAATGTGGACGAGTCAGTTCACGGCGAAATTTATATCGGCGGCGGCGAAACTGCGGCAATGAGGCTTATTGCAGCCGCCATAAAAAAACTGCAGAAGAGCTACCCGCATATCCAATATCATATGTACAGCGGCAATGCCGAGGACGTGATGGAGCGATTGGATAAAGGTCTGCTCGACTTCGGAGTGATTATCGGAACGGCCAATATTCAGAAATATGATCATCTTCGCCTCCCGGCCACCGACACATGGGGCTTGCTAATCAGAAAAGACAGCGAGCTTGCGGCACTGGATACGATCCGACCGGAGAACCTGCGGAGCCTGCCGCTGATTTGCTCCAGACAGGCCCTTGCCGGAAATGAATTGTCCGGGTGGCTGCGGGAGGAGGATGAAAAACTCAATATTGTTGCGACCTACAACCTGATTTTTAATGCAACGCTCATGGTGGAGGAAGGGATCGGTGTGGCGCTGTGCTTGGATAAGCTGGTGAACACCACCAGCACCAGTAGTCTTTGCTTTAAGCCCCTTGAGCCGAAGATGGAGGCACCGCTGAATATTGTCTGGAAGAAGTATCAGGTATTTTCTAAGGCGGCGCAGAAGTTTTTAGAGCAACTGCAAGCAGAAATCTAA
- a CDS encoding cyclophilin-like fold protein: MKQKIAMVLFVLCVITLVGCTNNSSPNTPPPPSPPVETTPLPEEPSVPSEPTAPEEDTEMKLSVQIGEYTFKATLEDNAAVDAFVELMKQAPVVIQMSEYGGFEKVGSLGQSLPASNRQTTTQSGDIVLYSGNQIVIFYGSNSWSYTRLGRIDDLSGWEEALGNGDVTVTFSVQ; the protein is encoded by the coding sequence ATGAAACAAAAAATTGCAATGGTGCTTTTCGTCCTGTGTGTAATCACGCTAGTCGGTTGCACAAACAACTCTTCACCCAATACCCCACCGCCGCCAAGCCCGCCCGTGGAAACAACCCCTCTTCCCGAAGAGCCAAGCGTTCCCAGTGAGCCAACAGCACCAGAAGAGGACACAGAAATGAAGCTGTCTGTACAAATTGGAGAATATACCTTCAAGGCTACCTTGGAGGATAATGCGGCGGTGGATGCTTTTGTTGAGCTGATGAAACAGGCGCCGGTGGTCATTCAGATGAGTGAATACGGCGGGTTTGAAAAGGTTGGCTCTCTTGGGCAAAGTCTCCCTGCCAGCAACCGCCAAACCACAACGCAGTCAGGCGACATTGTTTTATACAGTGGGAATCAGATTGTCATTTTCTATGGCTCTAATTCGTGGAGCTACACCCGCTTGGGAAGAATTGATGACCTGTCCGGTTGGGAAGAAGCGTTGGGCAACGGTGATGTTACCGTAACCTTTAGCGTTCAGTAA
- a CDS encoding cyclophilin-like fold protein produces MFKYRSKLSILLALVISVVINIPAFAAVEDTGFSDVAADAWYADAAVYCRDNGLMSGTSATTFSPNSGTSRAMLATILYRQAGSPAVTETSPFTDVSAGAWYSNAVVWAATNNIVSGYGNGLFGTNDSVTREQFAAILWRNAGSPSVSTTPASFADESTIASYAATAVDWAQQNGIVSGKPNNLFDPKGNVTRAETAVMLHRYLTMEMTPLPELPELPEEPIVPEEPTVPDENTEMKLSVQIGQHTFKATLEDNTAVDAFVELMKQEPVVIQMSEYGGFEKVGSLGQSLPSSSRQTTTQSGDIVLYNGNQIVIFYGSNSWSYTRLGRIDDLSGWTEALGRGDVTVTFSIQ; encoded by the coding sequence ATGTTCAAATATAGAAGTAAGTTATCTATTTTATTAGCACTCGTAATTTCGGTTGTGATCAATATCCCGGCTTTTGCTGCCGTAGAGGATACTGGTTTTTCCGATGTTGCCGCCGATGCCTGGTATGCGGATGCCGCAGTCTATTGCCGGGATAATGGCCTCATGAGTGGCACAAGTGCCACAACCTTTTCTCCTAACAGCGGAACTTCACGCGCTATGCTTGCCACCATCCTCTATCGTCAGGCAGGCTCTCCTGCTGTAACCGAGACAAGCCCTTTCACTGATGTCTCGGCTGGTGCTTGGTACAGCAATGCCGTTGTTTGGGCAGCTACCAACAATATTGTCAGCGGCTATGGGAACGGTCTTTTTGGAACAAATGATTCTGTCACCCGCGAGCAGTTTGCCGCAATTCTCTGGCGTAATGCGGGTAGCCCGAGCGTATCAACAACCCCCGCCAGCTTTGCGGATGAGAGCACTATCGCTTCTTACGCCGCTACAGCAGTGGATTGGGCGCAGCAGAACGGCATTGTGTCCGGCAAGCCGAATAACCTTTTTGACCCCAAGGGCAATGTGACTCGTGCGGAAACTGCCGTCATGCTCCACCGATATTTAACTATGGAAATGACCCCTCTACCAGAACTTCCAGAACTCCCTGAAGAACCAATCGTTCCCGAAGAGCCGACAGTACCAGATGAGAACACAGAAATGAAATTGTCTGTACAAATTGGACAACATACCTTTAAGGCTACCTTGGAGGATAATACAGCGGTGGATGCTTTTGTTGAGTTGATGAAACAGGAGCCGGTGGTCATTCAGATGAGTGAATACGGTGGGTTTGAGAAGGTTGGCTCTCTTGGGCAAAGTCTCCCATCCAGCAGCCGTCAAACCACAACGCAGTCAGGCGACATTGTTTTATACAATGGGAATCAGATCGTCATTTTCTATGGCTCTAATTCATGGAGCTACACCCGCTTGGGAAGAATTGATGACCTATCTGGCTGGACAGAAGCGTTGGGAAGAGGTGATGTTACCGTAACCTTTAGTATTCAATAA
- a CDS encoding MBL fold metallo-hydrolase has protein sequence MPITLDSQSSYQRAKKITGARRRRALIAFIGILAVLAAAVLIFLKQPHFGKLPEGQRMERIRQSLNYHDGEFKNREETSRLREGASNFDAWLGFFFGRNAEGNPDAELPSIKPDLAVIPPDQDTVVWMGHSSLYIRLGGMQILVDPVFSDYASPVPFVNRTFAGTNVFGAEDIPRVDLLIITHDHWDHLDYYTITALIPKIRNVVCPLGVGAHLEHWGVAPEIITELDWDESANTADGITVHALTARHYSGRALKNNQSLWASYVLETPGRQIYLSGDSGYGRHFKEIGQRFDLDFAILENGQYNVDWPDIHLLPEDIFAAADDLKVDRFMTIHNGRFNLARHSWNDPYDRLLEYGTSYDIRALTPMIGEPVVLDSNQTFSQWWK, from the coding sequence ATGCCTATCACACTGGATTCTCAAAGCTCTTATCAACGAGCAAAAAAGATAACCGGAGCAAGGCGTAGGCGTGCGTTGATTGCTTTTATTGGTATTCTGGCAGTATTAGCAGCGGCGGTATTAATTTTTTTAAAACAACCCCACTTTGGAAAACTGCCTGAGGGACAACGAATGGAACGCATCCGTCAGTCTCTAAACTATCATGATGGCGAATTTAAAAACAGGGAGGAAACATCGCGGTTGCGTGAGGGAGCAAGCAACTTTGACGCTTGGCTTGGTTTCTTTTTTGGCAGAAATGCGGAAGGAAATCCGGATGCAGAATTGCCATCCATAAAGCCTGATTTGGCGGTGATTCCCCCGGACCAGGATACGGTCGTATGGATGGGGCATTCTTCACTGTATATCCGCCTTGGAGGAATGCAAATCCTGGTGGACCCGGTTTTTAGCGACTACGCCTCTCCGGTGCCTTTCGTAAACCGCACTTTTGCGGGCACAAACGTGTTCGGTGCTGAAGATATTCCAAGGGTAGACCTTCTTATTATTACCCACGACCATTGGGATCATCTGGATTATTACACCATTACCGCTCTTATACCCAAAATAAGGAATGTAGTCTGCCCCCTTGGCGTTGGCGCACATCTTGAGCATTGGGGCGTTGCCCCAGAGATAATAACAGAACTGGATTGGGACGAAAGTGCGAATACCGCCGATGGAATAACCGTCCACGCACTGACTGCCCGCCATTATTCCGGCAGGGCACTCAAAAACAATCAGTCTTTGTGGGCATCGTATGTCCTCGAAACGCCTGGGAGGCAGATATATCTCAGCGGCGACAGCGGCTATGGGAGGCATTTTAAGGAGATTGGGCAGCGGTTCGATTTGGACTTTGCAATCCTTGAAAACGGACAATACAATGTAGACTGGCCGGATATCCACCTGCTGCCGGAGGATATTTTTGCGGCGGCGGACGATTTGAAGGTTGACCGTTTTATGACCATACATAACGGCAGGTTCAATTTGGCTCGGCATTCGTGGAACGACCCATACGACCGGCTTTTAGAATACGGAACAAGCTACGACATCAGAGCATTGACTCCTATGATTGGTGAACCGGTGGTTTTAGACAGCAACCAAACTTTTTCCCAGTGGTGGAAGTAG
- a CDS encoding flavodoxin family protein, whose amino-acid sequence MKILVLNGSPRSNGNTVSMVEAFVKGATENGHQITVVPVCQKKIAGCLACEYCHTKGNGGCIQQDDMREVYPVLDAAEMIVLASPIYYHSLSGQLQCAINRIYALDKPKNLRKAALILSSGDDNVYDGAIYEYQKSFLGYLKLEDMGIFTAFDKQNKSEETLSQLTEFGRNLK is encoded by the coding sequence ATGAAAATCTTAGTATTAAACGGGAGCCCCCGTTCCAATGGCAATACTGTTTCGATGGTCGAGGCCTTTGTAAAGGGAGCAACCGAAAATGGACATCAAATTACCGTTGTCCCGGTTTGCCAAAAGAAGATTGCAGGCTGCCTTGCCTGTGAGTATTGCCACACCAAGGGCAACGGAGGCTGTATACAGCAGGACGATATGCGGGAAGTCTATCCGGTTCTCGACGCAGCAGAAATGATCGTACTGGCTTCCCCGATCTATTACCACAGCCTTTCCGGGCAGCTTCAATGTGCTATCAACCGCATTTACGCTTTAGATAAGCCGAAAAATCTTCGCAAGGCTGCCCTAATTTTAAGCTCCGGCGATGACAATGTTTACGATGGCGCAATTTACGAATACCAAAAGTCTTTTCTCGGCTATCTGAAGCTGGAGGACATGGGCATTTTTACAGCCTTTGATAAGCAAAACAAGTCCGAAGAAACACTGAGCCAGCTCACAGAATTCGGACGAAATCTAAAATAG
- a CDS encoding iron-containing alcohol dehydrogenase, which produces MLGNFSYCNPTKLYFGEDSLNFLNEELPKYGKNVMLSYGGGSIKKNGIYDKVMEILKANGKTVFEDSGVMPNPTTTKLYEGCKIAKENDIDLILAVGGGSVCDYAKAVSVSAYCDENPWDKYYLRMEDVDNKIIPVGCVLTMVGTGSEMNGGAVITNHEQKLKIGHVFGENVFPKFSILNPVFTYTLPQRQMVAGVYDIMNHITEQYFSGEDDNTSDYLMEGLMKSLIYSSRIALVNPTDYEARSNIMWTATWALNTLVAKGKSTDWMVHMIGQAVGAYTDATHGMTLSAVSMAYYRHICPYGLSKFKRFAMNVWNVAPNSKTDEQIATEGLNCMENWMKELGLAMNIRNLGVTEDMLEGIAKSTFIMEGGYKVLTHDEVFEILRASM; this is translated from the coding sequence ATGTTAGGCAATTTCAGCTATTGTAATCCGACCAAATTGTATTTTGGCGAGGATTCCCTGAATTTTTTGAACGAAGAACTTCCCAAGTATGGCAAAAATGTCATGCTCAGTTACGGCGGCGGTTCGATTAAGAAAAATGGCATTTATGATAAAGTCATGGAGATTCTGAAGGCAAACGGCAAGACTGTCTTTGAAGACTCCGGTGTTATGCCCAACCCTACAACTACAAAGTTGTATGAGGGCTGCAAAATAGCAAAAGAAAATGATATCGATCTGATCCTTGCAGTGGGCGGCGGTTCAGTTTGCGACTACGCTAAGGCCGTTTCTGTTTCGGCTTACTGCGATGAGAACCCATGGGATAAGTACTACCTGCGCATGGAAGATGTGGATAACAAGATTATCCCGGTCGGCTGCGTGTTGACCATGGTGGGAACCGGCTCCGAAATGAACGGCGGCGCTGTCATTACCAACCACGAGCAGAAGTTAAAGATCGGTCATGTGTTCGGCGAGAATGTTTTTCCGAAGTTTTCCATCCTCAATCCAGTCTTTACCTATACATTGCCGCAGCGTCAGATGGTGGCCGGAGTTTATGACATCATGAACCATATCACCGAGCAGTATTTCTCTGGCGAGGACGACAACACCTCCGACTACCTCATGGAGGGCTTGATGAAGTCATTGATTTACTCCAGCCGCATTGCACTTGTAAACCCCACCGATTATGAAGCCCGCAGCAATATCATGTGGACGGCAACTTGGGCGCTGAATACGCTGGTTGCAAAAGGCAAAAGCACCGACTGGATGGTACACATGATTGGGCAGGCAGTCGGCGCTTACACCGATGCCACCCACGGCATGACCTTGTCTGCAGTTTCTATGGCTTACTACCGTCATATCTGCCCCTATGGACTCTCAAAGTTCAAGCGATTTGCGATGAATGTATGGAATGTGGCCCCGAACAGTAAAACCGATGAGCAAATTGCAACCGAAGGGCTGAATTGCATGGAAAACTGGATGAAGGAGTTGGGTCTTGCCATGAACATCCGTAATTTGGGTGTAACCGAGGATATGCTGGAGGGTATTGCAAAAAGCACGTTCATCATGGAGGGCGGTTACAAAGTGCTGACCCATGATGAAGTCTTTGAGATTTTAAGGGCGAGTATGTAA
- a CDS encoding flavodoxin produces MRKNARQMLVLLVLGALVMTVISGCVFGESTARPSNSDPAPSFESDPNPVPGSNATNPNFEPEPAPSDKAKVLIAYFSNTGNTENIAKHLSDILDADLYQIIPETAYTPDDLNYNDSSSRSSKEQNDPTARPVILGTVDDMDQYDEVFLGYPIWWGQAPKIISTFLESYDFSGMTIVPFCTSGSSGVGSSATNLHSLVSDTVTWLDGTRFGNGTAQTDIETWVNGLGFDLNQNP; encoded by the coding sequence ATGCGAAAGAACGCAAGGCAAATGTTGGTCTTATTGGTTTTAGGTGCGTTGGTAATGACCGTGATATCGGGCTGTGTCTTTGGGGAGAGTACGGCACGTCCGAGCAACAGTGACCCTGCTCCGAGCTTTGAGAGCGACCCAAACCCTGTACCCGGTAGCAACGCTACTAACCCTAATTTTGAGCCTGAGCCTGCTCCAAGTGATAAGGCCAAGGTTTTGATTGCTTATTTTTCCAATACCGGAAATACGGAGAATATAGCGAAGCACCTAAGTGATATTCTGGATGCCGACCTCTATCAGATCATACCGGAAACAGCTTATACCCCCGATGATTTGAATTACAATGATTCTTCCAGCCGTTCTTCCAAGGAGCAGAACGATCCGACGGCTCGTCCTGTCATTTTGGGAACTGTGGACGATATGGATCAGTATGATGAGGTGTTTCTTGGGTATCCCATTTGGTGGGGACAGGCTCCTAAGATTATCAGTACATTTTTGGAGAGCTATGACTTCTCAGGAATGACCATCGTGCCCTTCTGCACCTCTGGTAGCAGCGGTGTCGGCTCCAGTGCCACCAATTTGCATTCGCTTGTTTCGGATACCGTAACTTGGCTGGACGGCACCCGGTTCGGCAACGGTACAGCGCAGACCGATATAGAAACGTGGGTCAATGGTCTTGGCTTTGATTTGAACCAAAACCCCTAA